The Ehrlichia chaffeensis str. Arkansas DNA segment ACAAGATCTAACACCTATAGAGGAAGCTGAAGCATACTCTAACCTCATCAATACTTTTTCTTATACACATGAAGATTTAGCTTCCATTATAGGTAAAAGCCGTAGTCATATCACAAATATGATAAGAATATTATCTTTACCAACTTCTATAAAGTCTATGATAAACGATAAACTTATATCATTTGGACATGCCAGAGCTTTAATAAATATTGAAAATCCAGAAGCAATAGCAGAAAAAATTATTTCTTTAAATTTAAACGTAAGACAAACTGAACTATTAATTAAAAATTTACAAAAACCACATAAGAAAAAATCCAAAGAAAACTTAACAGAACTAGAGCAATCACTATCTGAAATATTAAATTTACAAATTAAAATAAACGGTTTAAAAAACAAAGGCAGTATTGTGATAAAATATAACAATACACAACAACTTAACTCAATACTAGAGAAGCTCAAGAAAGTAACTCAAACATAGACTTTCAATATAACACCAAAGATATGTAACTTTCGAATACAATTACTGTTTTTTTTTTACGCAAAAGTAATTCTTAAAAATCACTATATATAAAATTGTAATTGAGCTAATTATACATAGCATATATTATAATATAAATTATGGTTTACGTATATTAATGGAAAATGATTTAATATGCCTCGGTGTGATTACATCATCTCACGGGATTAGCGGACATGTAAAAATAAAAACTTTTACAGAAAACCCAGAAGATTTTACATCTTACGGAACATTAACTGATGGGATAAACACGTACGAAGTAGAAATAATATCTATCATATCACAAAACATAATAATTGCACAAATTAAAGGCATAGTGTCAAGAACCGATGCAGATTTACTAAGAAACAAAAAGTTTTTTGTAGAGAAAAACAAATTACCTAACCCTACAAATGATGATGAATTCTATTATAGCGATTTAATAGGGCTAAACGTTGTTTTAGAAAACAATAATGTTTATGGAAACATAAAGAAAATCCACAATTTTGGATCATGTGATATTATAGAAATACGTCTTTCTAATTCAAAAAAAAGCACTATGTTACCTTTTACAAAAGATATATTCCCCTATGTCAATGTCAAAGAAAAATACATAATAATAACATTGCCAGAAGTTATAGGAAATAACAGTGACATTCAACGTTAACGTTTTAACCATATTTCCAGAAATGTTTCCAGGAACATTAAGCCATTCAATAATAGGTAGAGCCCTAAATAAAGGCCTTTGGAACCTTAATGTTATCGATATAAGATCATTTGCAAAAGATAAACATAAAACTGTAGATGACAGGCCTTACGGCGGTGGACCTGGAATGATAATGAAAGCAGATGTTATAGGCTCAGCAATAGATGAAGTATTAAGTAAAAACAAAAACACAAAACTAATATACATGTCCCCCAGTGGAATAAAATTAAATCAAGATATTTCTGGACAATTAACACATTTTTCTAATATAACTATACTATGTGGTCGCTTTGAAGGAATAGATAAGAGAATTTTAGATTTTTATGATTTTCATGAAATAAGTATTGGAGATTATATATTATCTGGTGGAGAAGTTGCTTGTATGGTTCTCATAGAGACTTGTGTCAGGCTTATACCTGGGGTAGTTAGTAATACACAAAGTATACGTGATGAAAGTTTTACCTTAGACTATAAGTTAGAATACCCTCAGTACACACGTCCAGCAAAATGGAGGGGATTAGAGGTCCCTGATGTTTTACTCTCTGGAAATCATAAAAAGATTAACCTTTGGAAAGCCAATCAATCTTACTGTATAACCAAGCAAAGGCGTCCTGAATTGACTGGTACCATAGATGGAGATATATATGAGTGATTTGCTTAAGGAGTTCAATGAACAACAAATGAAATTGTTGTCCAACAAAGAAATACCAAAGTTTAGTTCAGGTGATACACTAAGAGTAAGCATGAAAATTTTTGATGGAGTAAGCGAACGTTTACAGGTATTCGAGGGAGTATGTATCAAAAGAAAAAATAACGGGTTACACTCTTCATTCACTTTAAGAAAAATAAGTTACAATGAAAGTATTCAATTACAGGTGTTTTTATACTCTCCCATAGTAGAGTCTATAGAGGTTATTAAATTCGGTAGAGTACGTAGAGCAAAGCTTTATTATATGCTCAGTCTATTTGGTAAATCTGCAAGAATAAAAGAACGTAGTGATAGGACAAAAAAGCTATCCTAATTACAATTTCATACAGTATATCTCAATTTTGTAATTATTATTTATCACACATTGAAAATTTACATGTAGGTGCTGTTTATTACAAGTTTTAAGGTTTTACCTATTTGAAGCTTTTCAGTTAGTTTTCTCTAATTGCTTGTACCTTTAAAAGGGCTGAACACATAAATTCCTTTCATAGTAAAGAGTAATTAGTAGCATATATGCTAAAAGTACTACCACTTACTGTGTAGTTAGTATTTAGATTTTGGCTATAAAACTTTACTTCATTTTATGTAACAGGAAATCCATAGCTGCACTTGCTGATGACATTTGTACTTTACATCTATTCATATCACTAAAGTAATATTTTTTACAATCTCTTTCTATATTTGAAGCATAACCTATATAAACCAAACCTACTTGCTCATCACCAACTCTAGGACCAGCAAACCCAGTGATTGAGACAGACACATTAGCCTTTGAATTTTCTAAAACACCAACTGCCATCAAAACAGATACTTCTGAACTCACAGCTCCATATTTACTAATAAGATCTTTATCAATATTTAAAAATTTAGCCTTAGATTCATCTGAATACACTACAAAACTAGAATCTAACACTTTTGATGCACCTGGGATACAAGAGAATAGAAAAGACATTAATCCTGCTGTACATGATTCAGCTATTACTATTTTAGAATTGTTTTCTATTAGTTTCGAGACACAAGTTTCAGCTTTTTTTAATATTTCTTGTTCTATTATCATGTAATAACACTATCAAATTATAAATAAATTCATATAATCACTACAAAGCAAATCATACAATAAAATTTAGCAACAAAATAACAAAACATAAATATATTAAGTCAAAAAATCCATATACTATTAATAATAGAAGTAATATCTTATAAATGTTTACTAACTTTACTTACAACAAAAAACACAGTTATTAAGTTATAAAAAGTGTAGCTCCTCAAATTCTCCATACAAAATTATTTAAGAATAGCAATTGAGTTAAAAAATACAATGTAACACACTCAAAATTAAGATATAATAGCAAAATAAAGTTGTGACTTTAAAGATTAAATAGTAACTTATGGTTAATATAATATGATAAACATCCACTTTAGTAACAATTTATGCAAGCAGTTTCATCGTGGAATTAAAGGACATGATATAGTAAATGACCTATTTCCAAAATTAAAAAACGAAACAATAGCTGCAAAAGTAAACGGAGAATTATACGATTTATCAAGAGAAATCATAGAAAATTGCACTTTTGAAGTCATAACGATAAACAGCGAAGAAGGTCTTGAAATTATACGTCATGATACTGCTCACATCATGGCACAAGCCGTGAAAGAAATGTTTCCAGATGTTCAAATAACTATTGGACCAACTATTAAAGACGGTTTTTATTATGATTTCGCAACAAATCATAACTTTTCTAGTGATGACCTAGAAATAATAGAAAAGAAAATGATAGAAATTATAAATAAAAATGAAAGCTTTATACGGGAAGTATGGTCTAGAGAAGAAGCTATAAAATTCTTCTCAAGTATAGGAGAAGACTATAAGGTCAAAATAATATCTAATATTCCAAGTAATGAGAATATTACTGTTTATAAGCAGGGAAGTTTTACTGATTTATGTCGTGGACCACATGCACCTTCAACAAAAACATCAAGAGCATTTAAATTAACAAAAGTATCTGGATCTTATTGGCAAGGCAATTCAAATAATGAAAGATTACAAAGAATTTATGGTACAGCATGGCGTAATGAAGAAGAATTAAAACTTTACTTAAATAATTTAATAGAAGCAGAAAAAAGAGATCACAGAAAAATTGGTAGGGAATTAGAGTTGTTTCATATTCAAAATGAAGCATGCGGTCAAATATTTTGGCACACAAAAGGGTGGACTATTTATCGTATTATAGAAAATTATATACGAAAAAAACTAGAAAATAATGGATATATAGAAGTAAAAACCCCCATATTGTTAAACAAAGAACTTTGGGAAAAATCAGGACATTGGGATAAGTTTCGTGAAAACATGTTTTTAAGTGAAGCAGAAGATAAAACTTTAGCCATAAAACCAATGAATTGCCCATGCCACATACAGATCTTTAACTCAAAAATTAGAAGTTATCGAGATTTACCAATACGAATGGCAGAATTTGGAACATGTCATAGGTATGAAGCATCAGGAGCATTACATGGGTTAATGAGAGTTCGCGGTTTTACTCAAGATGATGCTCACATTTTCTGTACAGAAAGCCAAATTACATCTGAAGCTCTAAAGTTTTGTAATTTACTCATAGAAATCTACAAAGATTTTGGTTTCACCGATATTCTAGTAAAATTTTCAGATCGTCCAAAGAACAGAGCTGGTAGCGATGAAATATGGGATAAAGCTGAAGCAGCATTAAAGAAATCAGTCGAAGTTGCTAACTTAAGTTATGTTTTAAACCCTGGAGATGGAGCATTCTATGGACCAAAATTAGAATTTACATTAAAAGATGCTATTGGCAGAGAATGGCAATGTGGAACTCTACAAATGGATTTCGTATTACCTGAAAGGTTAGGTGCCTACTATATAGGTAGTGATGGGAAAAAACATCATCCAGTAATGCTACACCGTGCTATCTTAGGTACTTTTGAAAGGTTCATAGGAATATTAATTGAACATCATTCAGGCAAATTTCCAATGTGGTTAGCTCCTATACAATTATCAATATTAACTATCAGTGAAGATTCCATTAACTATGCTAATTCCTTGAAAATAAAAGCCGAAGAACATAATATAAGAGTTGAACTAGATACTACAAACGAAAAAATAAATTATAAGATACGGAACCATATCCACAAGAAAGTACCTGTGTTCTGGATAGTAGGTAAAAAAGAAGTTGAAGAAAATTCTGTATCTATACGTTATTTAGAGTCCAATAAGCAGCACGTTATGCCTATTGATAAAGCGTTGAAAACATTATTAACTTGTGCTAGCATCTAGTAAATTTTAGTCAGGAGTGTAAGATTGAAAACAAAAAAGTTCTCTAATAAAAACAAGATTAATGAAATGATCACAGCAAAAAAAGTAAAGCTTGTTGATCAAAATAGTGTTATGATTGGAGTTGTAGACATTGAAGAAGCCTTATCTAGAGCTAAAGCTGTCAATTTAGACTTAGTTGAAATAGTACATGATGATCAATATCCTTTATGTAAGATATTTGACTACAGTAAATATAGGTACAGCCATAAGAAGAAAATAAGCGATTCAAAAAAGAAACAAAAAACCATCATAGTAAAAGAACTTAAGTTTAAGCTTAATATTGGAGATAATGACTATAACGTAAAATTGAACATGTTACGTGGATTTATAGAAAGAGGTGATAAAGTAAAAATATCGCTAAGATTTATAGGAAGGGAAATACTTCATCCAGAAGTCGGAATGGAGATTATAGAAAGGTTAATAAGAGACACCGCTGATATTGCAAAACCTGAAAATTTACCAAAAAAGGAAGGTAATATAATTAACATGGTATTAACTGCAAAATAAAATTTTTATATAACTCCAGAGCATTATAGCATTTTTAAGTTGTAATGCTCTAACTTCCAAGAATTGGTTTGATTATTAACAATACTCACAGTGAAGTGAAGACATTCTAATTCAAGCAGCGTATAATAGAATACAAAACATACTATAAACTTTAATCGACACAACATACCAGGAAAAATTACTATCAATTATATCATGGCTACAATAAGAATTAAAAAATTGTAAATATAAAACTAGTTGACAATATATCAATGTTATTGCTCTGGAGCACAGGGCATTATTACCTTTAATTACTGCTTACAAAACTTTCAAAAATACCACATTTATCATCATCTTTAATAAAAACTTCAACATCTCTAAGATTTTCTTTCGTAGAATACTTTATATTTATTTTTAGGTTAAAATCCAATATGTCATTTAATAAGTCAGGCCACTCTATAATTCCCACTCCATCATCACAAATGGATTCTATTCCTAAATCATACACCTCACGCAAGGAATTAATTCTATACAAATCAATGTGATATATCGTAAATTTATTAGAATGATATTCATTAATAATACTAAAAGTAGGACTACCCACATCTTCACATGGAGCTAATGCATGAACTAAAAACCTAACAAAAGTAGTTTTGCCAACACCTAAATCCCCAACTAAAGATATACTGTCGCCTTTTTTCAAACCTAAAGCAATAAAACGTGCCAATTTCTCCAAAAATACTAAATCTACAGAACTATATTTAAATTGCAACACATTCTTCTTGAAAAAAAAATTACTTACGTTCGCCTTGCAAATTTAGCAAGCTTATAAATATATTAATGTAATTAAAATATAAAGTAGTTGCACCCAGTATAGCCATCTTATTCACAGAAGAATCAGTGCCATCATTAAACTTATAATACATATCCTTAATTCTTTGAGCATCATACGCAGTCATACCAGTAAATACAACCACCGCAACAACTGACAAGGCAAAATGTAATGGTCCACTACCTAAAAACAAATTAACCAGTGAAGCTATAGCTATCCCTATAACACCCATAAATAAGAAAGTCCCAAACTGAGACAAATCCTTTTTAGTAACATTACCATACCATGCCATTACACCAAACATGGAAGATGAAATAAAGAACACTTTTGCAATACTCGCTGCCGTATATACTAGAAACACATAAGAAATAGATACCCCAACTAATGCCGCAAAGCTAAAGAATATCATCAATATGGCTTGAAAGCTTAAAACATTCAGCTTATACGACATTAGAAAAACTAATCCCATAGGTGCAAAAACAATCACCCAGTGTAAAGGAGTATTATATACCATAGAAATAACAGCAGGAGAAGAAGCCACAAAAAATGCTACTATACCAGTCAAACCTAAAGCCATAGCCATGTAATTATATACTTTTACTAGATAATTCCTCAGTCCAGCGCTATAGTAAGCACCTTGCTGTACATTACTGTAATTATCCATAAATACTCCACTTCAGAAAAAACCACTGAATTATAGCAAAAAAATATAAAAATATCAATACAAATTTATCATGAATCTTGTAAAAGATGTCTTGTCTCACAACAAATTTGCTCAACATCCTGCATATTGGAGTTAACGCTAGCACCTTTAGGTAGTCCATTACGTACTTCATTAGATAATTTATCATGTTGTTGTGTACTCATATATAGCATCAGTCCATACCCAAAACAAAATATTGCCATACCAACAGCACGAACTATTAATGCCATTGGAAACGCATCCATACCAAGAGGACCAAGAACTCCTGTATACATTGCACCACCTCTAGTCTCAAAAGAAAGCAACACTTTCCCAGCTAAAATTAAAAAAGTACCAAAAAATAGACTAGTAAGAACTAATGATTGAGCAACACTGTATGTAGACTTACCATCTTTATTCTTATTTTTATTACATTTAATCATGTAAGAACATAAAAACATACCTGCAGCTATTGTGAAAAGTATATTCCCTACAGTATCTACAATTCCCTGCAAGTTAAACGCAGTATCAACAGGAATTTTACTGACATCAAAAATTGCTGGAAGTGTCAAACTAAAAACAGCAATCGCTTGCATAATAGTAGTACAAAATGTACCTGCAAGATCAAACTTATTCGCATGCGTCTCACAAAAGTTTGCAAATTTAATACTAGTAGGATTTACACGTTCATCAAATTGATCTTGACTGATTCTTTTCAATTTTTCATTTACTTTTCTTTTTTCCCTTTCTAAATATAGAACATTGTATAAACCTGCTATAAGAAAAGTTACACACAAAAACAAGGCTAAATAATCCATAAAATTAGCAAAAAGTGTTAACTGATTTTGCGTTAAATCCAGAACCCCTGATTGCATGACAGCAAATGAAACAAAAACTACAAAGTAAAGAACACTTGTAACCATAACTATTTTCTTTCTAATCAGATCTTGACGATCCAACTTCAATAACATACTATTGTATAGTTTCCTTTGTATATCACCTCGACTAATGCCTTCATATTGTTCAAGTTGTCTTCTATCTTCACCAAACATTCTACCCTCCACGCTCACAACAAGTACACACTTACTTTTAGAATCAAATGATAGTTCTACAGTTATATTATATCATAACTATAAAAAAAAACAAAACCATTAACTTGTTTACTCTCTGATAATATAAATATTTTTTAATATACTAAAAAAGGTATAAAAATGCAAAACATTATTATTAATTATTTTATATAAAAAAAGAAAAAATATGAAAATAGGAATAAATGGATTAGGTCGTATTGGAAGATGCTTAATAAGAGCCATATACGAAAATGAATTATTATATAAACACAAAATAGAATTATCTGCATTAAATGGATCTACATCACCAGAAACACATGCACATCTTATTCAATATGATTCTGTTCATGGAAAATTTCCACATAATGTAACATCAGAAGAAGGATATATAATAATAAATGATAAAAAAATCCCATTATCAACAGAAAAAGAACCTAAAAGCATTCCTTGGGAAAAACATAACGTAGATATCGTACTAGAATGTACAGGAAAATTTAATAAAAAATCT contains these protein-coding regions:
- a CDS encoding ParB/RepB/Spo0J family partition protein → MNNNISTDTHLTMPINLLNPSTSQPRKTFNQECLKELAESISKHGIIQPIIIRKNPHKKGYEIIAGERRWRASILAKLKSVPVIVKEISDSQCLELSIIENIQRQDLTPIEEAEAYSNLINTFSYTHEDLASIIGKSRSHITNMIRILSLPTSIKSMINDKLISFGHARALINIENPEAIAEKIISLNLNVRQTELLIKNLQKPHKKKSKENLTELEQSLSEILNLQIKINGLKNKGSIVIKYNNTQQLNSILEKLKKVTQT
- the rimM gene encoding ribosome maturation factor RimM (Essential for efficient processing of 16S rRNA), with protein sequence MENDLICLGVITSSHGISGHVKIKTFTENPEDFTSYGTLTDGINTYEVEIISIISQNIIIAQIKGIVSRTDADLLRNKKFFVEKNKLPNPTNDDEFYYSDLIGLNVVLENNNVYGNIKKIHNFGSCDIIEIRLSNSKKSTMLPFTKDIFPYVNVKEKYIIITLPEVIGNNSDIQR
- the trmD gene encoding tRNA (guanosine(37)-N1)-methyltransferase TrmD; its protein translation is MFPGTLSHSIIGRALNKGLWNLNVIDIRSFAKDKHKTVDDRPYGGGPGMIMKADVIGSAIDEVLSKNKNTKLIYMSPSGIKLNQDISGQLTHFSNITILCGRFEGIDKRILDFYDFHEISIGDYILSGGEVACMVLIETCVRLIPGVVSNTQSIRDESFTLDYKLEYPQYTRPAKWRGLEVPDVLLSGNHKKINLWKANQSYCITKQRRPELTGTIDGDIYE
- the rplS gene encoding 50S ribosomal protein L19, with amino-acid sequence MSDLLKEFNEQQMKLLSNKEIPKFSSGDTLRVSMKIFDGVSERLQVFEGVCIKRKNNGLHSSFTLRKISYNESIQLQVFLYSPIVESIEVIKFGRVRRAKLYYMLSLFGKSARIKERSDRTKKLS
- a CDS encoding CinA family protein, with protein sequence MIIEQEILKKAETCVSKLIENNSKIVIAESCTAGLMSFLFSCIPGASKVLDSSFVVYSDESKAKFLNIDKDLISKYGAVSSEVSVLMAVGVLENSKANVSVSITGFAGPRVGDEQVGLVYIGYASNIERDCKKYYFSDMNRCKVQMSSASAAMDFLLHKMK
- the thrS gene encoding threonine--tRNA ligase, whose amino-acid sequence is MINIHFSNNLCKQFHRGIKGHDIVNDLFPKLKNETIAAKVNGELYDLSREIIENCTFEVITINSEEGLEIIRHDTAHIMAQAVKEMFPDVQITIGPTIKDGFYYDFATNHNFSSDDLEIIEKKMIEIINKNESFIREVWSREEAIKFFSSIGEDYKVKIISNIPSNENITVYKQGSFTDLCRGPHAPSTKTSRAFKLTKVSGSYWQGNSNNERLQRIYGTAWRNEEELKLYLNNLIEAEKRDHRKIGRELELFHIQNEACGQIFWHTKGWTIYRIIENYIRKKLENNGYIEVKTPILLNKELWEKSGHWDKFRENMFLSEAEDKTLAIKPMNCPCHIQIFNSKIRSYRDLPIRMAEFGTCHRYEASGALHGLMRVRGFTQDDAHIFCTESQITSEALKFCNLLIEIYKDFGFTDILVKFSDRPKNRAGSDEIWDKAEAALKKSVEVANLSYVLNPGDGAFYGPKLEFTLKDAIGREWQCGTLQMDFVLPERLGAYYIGSDGKKHHPVMLHRAILGTFERFIGILIEHHSGKFPMWLAPIQLSILTISEDSINYANSLKIKAEEHNIRVELDTTNEKINYKIRNHIHKKVPVFWIVGKKEVEENSVSIRYLESNKQHVMPIDKALKTLLTCASI
- the infC gene encoding translation initiation factor IF-3; this encodes MKTKKFSNKNKINEMITAKKVKLVDQNSVMIGVVDIEEALSRAKAVNLDLVEIVHDDQYPLCKIFDYSKYRYSHKKKISDSKKKQKTIIVKELKFKLNIGDNDYNVKLNMLRGFIERGDKVKISLRFIGREILHPEVGMEIIERLIRDTADIAKPENLPKKEGNIINMVLTAK
- the tsaE gene encoding tRNA (adenosine(37)-N6)-threonylcarbamoyltransferase complex ATPase subunit type 1 TsaE, giving the protein MLQFKYSSVDLVFLEKLARFIALGLKKGDSISLVGDLGVGKTTFVRFLVHALAPCEDVGSPTFSIINEYHSNKFTIYHIDLYRINSLREVYDLGIESICDDGVGIIEWPDLLNDILDFNLKINIKYSTKENLRDVEVFIKDDDKCGIFESFVSSN
- a CDS encoding Bax inhibitor-1/YccA family protein; translated protein: MDNYSNVQQGAYYSAGLRNYLVKVYNYMAMALGLTGIVAFFVASSPAVISMVYNTPLHWVIVFAPMGLVFLMSYKLNVLSFQAILMIFFSFAALVGVSISYVFLVYTAASIAKVFFISSSMFGVMAWYGNVTKKDLSQFGTFLFMGVIGIAIASLVNLFLGSGPLHFALSVVAVVVFTGMTAYDAQRIKDMYYKFNDGTDSSVNKMAILGATTLYFNYINIFISLLNLQGERK